One window of the Pseudomonas sihuiensis genome contains the following:
- a CDS encoding LysR family transcriptional regulator, translating into MDKLLALRTFVATVRCGGFSAAARQLGSAIVSDDVVSQRVGSFTRWLVASPQYLARTSPIEHPDALQAHTCLQYDYGSPAHYWRFEQDGTTLQVPVTGSLRSNNADILRQAAVAGQGVALLSDWLVRDDVDSGKLQRLLPDYEVAPGPHEGTIHLLYLPNHRGSKRIAAFSEFLQALLQR; encoded by the coding sequence ATGGACAAACTGCTGGCTCTGCGCACCTTCGTCGCCACCGTTCGCTGCGGTGGTTTTTCCGCTGCGGCGCGGCAACTGGGCTCTGCCATCGTCAGCGACGACGTGGTCAGCCAGCGCGTCGGCAGTTTCACGCGCTGGCTGGTGGCGAGTCCGCAGTATCTGGCACGCACCTCGCCCATCGAACATCCGGATGCACTCCAGGCGCACACCTGCCTGCAGTACGACTACGGCAGCCCGGCGCACTACTGGCGCTTCGAGCAGGACGGAACGACCTTGCAGGTGCCGGTCACGGGGAGCCTGCGCAGCAACAACGCCGATATCCTGCGTCAGGCAGCCGTGGCCGGTCAGGGCGTGGCACTGCTGTCGGACTGGCTGGTACGCGATGATGTGGACAGTGGCAAGCTGCAGCGCCTGCTGCCCGACTACGAAGTTGCCCCTGGCCCGCACGAAGGCACTATTCATCTGCTGTACCTGCCCAATCACCGGGGGTCGAAGCGCATCGCCGCGTTCAGTGAGTTCCTTCAGGCGCTGCTGCAGCGCTGA